Proteins encoded by one window of Camelus bactrianus isolate YW-2024 breed Bactrian camel chromosome 9, ASM4877302v1, whole genome shotgun sequence:
- the EXOSC5 gene encoding exosome complex component RRP46 gives MEGAMQNEAKIRAESKTESGPRGPGCSLRHFACEQNLLSRPDGSASFLQGDTSVLAGVYGPAEVKVSKEIFNKATLEVILRPKTGLPGVAEKSRERLIRNTCEAVVLGALHPRTSITVVLQVVSDAGSLLACCLNAACMALVDAGVPMRALFCGVTCALDSGGTLMLDPTAKQEKEARAVLTFALDSVERKLLMSTTKGLYSDAELQQCLAAAQTASQHVFRFYRESLQRRYSKS, from the exons ATGGAGGGGGCGATGCAGAATGAAGCTAAGATCCGCGCTGAGTCTAAAACAGAGTCCGGCCCTCGGGGCCCCGGCTGTAGCCTCCGGCACTTTGCCTGCGAACAGAACCTGCTGTCCCGGCCTGATGGCTCTGCCTCTTTCCTGCAAG GGGATACGTCCGTCCTGGCTGGTGTGTACGGGCCAGCTGAGGTGAAGGTCAGCAAAGAGATCTTCAACAAGGCCACCCTGGAAGTGATCCTGAGGCCGAAGACCGGGCTGCCTG GCGTAGCAGAGAAGAGCCGAGAGCGACTGATCAGAAACACGTGTGAAGCAGTGGTGCTGGGAGCCTTGCATCCCCGCACCTCCATAACTGTGGTGCTGCAGGTTGTCAGTGATGCTGGCTCT CTCCTGGCCTGTTGCCTGAATGCTGCCTGCATGGCATTGGTGGACGCTGGGGTACCCATGCGGGCCCTGTTCTGTGGGGTCACCTGTGCTTTGGACTCTGGTGGGACCCTCATGCTGGACCCCACAGCAAAGCAGGAAAAG GAGGCCCGGGCAGTCCTGACGTTTGCACTTGACAGCGTGGAGCGGAAGCTGCTGATGTCCACCACCAAGGGGCTCTACTCCGATGCTGAG ctccagcAGTGCCTGGCAGCAGCCCAGACCGCCTCCCAGCACGTCTTCCGCTTCTACCGGGAATCGCTGCAGAGGCGTTACTCCAAGAGCTGA
- the TMEM91 gene encoding transmembrane protein 91 isoform X2: MDSPSLRELQQPLLVGAGSEPLVQKPGEPDLGPPFRETAFAESLRGWQFLPPSFPSVSAGLGDPGPPDLEDVSSSDSDSDWDGGGLLSPLLPHDHLGLAVFSMLCCFWPVGIAAFCLAQKTNKAWAKGDVQGAGAASRRAFLLGVLAVGLGVCTYAAALVTLAAYLASRDPP, translated from the exons ATGGACAGCCCCAGTCTTCGAGAACTCCAACAGCCTCTGCTGGTGGGTGCAGGCAGTGAGCCCCTTGTCCAGAAGCCTGGTGAGCCTGATCTGGGGCCTCCCTTTCGAGAGACAGCCTTTGCGGAATCGCTGAGGGGTTGGCAGTTTCTGCCACCATCTTTTCCCTCTGTGAGCGCTGGCCTAGGGGATCCAGGGCCACCTGACCTTGAG GATGTGTCATCCAGTGACAGTGACTCGGACTGGGATGGGGGCGGCCTGCTCTCCCCACTCCTACCCCACGACCACCTTGGCTTGGCTGTCTTCTCCATGCTGTGCTGTTTCTGGCCTGTGGGCATCGCCGCCTTCTGCCTGGCCCAGAAG ACCAACAAGGCTTGGGCCAAGGGGGACGTCCAGGGGGCAGGGGCCGCCTCCCGCCGCGCCTTCCTGCTGGGGGTCCTGGCCGTCGGGCTGGGCGTGTGCACATACGCGGCCGCCCTGGTGACCCTGGCCGCCTACCTCGCCTCCCGGGACCCGCCCTAG
- the TMEM91 gene encoding transmembrane protein 91 isoform X1, whose product MAVGGIPSGNLSPAMDSPSLRELQQPLLVGAGSEPLVQKPGEPDLGPPFRETAFAESLRGWQFLPPSFPSVSAGLGDPGPPDLEDVSSSDSDSDWDGGGLLSPLLPHDHLGLAVFSMLCCFWPVGIAAFCLAQKTNKAWAKGDVQGAGAASRRAFLLGVLAVGLGVCTYAAALVTLAAYLASRDPP is encoded by the exons ATGGCCGTGGGCG GAATTCCCTCTGGGAACCTCTCTCCAGCCATGGACAGCCCCAGTCTTCGAGAACTCCAACAGCCTCTGCTGGTGGGTGCAGGCAGTGAGCCCCTTGTCCAGAAGCCTGGTGAGCCTGATCTGGGGCCTCCCTTTCGAGAGACAGCCTTTGCGGAATCGCTGAGGGGTTGGCAGTTTCTGCCACCATCTTTTCCCTCTGTGAGCGCTGGCCTAGGGGATCCAGGGCCACCTGACCTTGAG GATGTGTCATCCAGTGACAGTGACTCGGACTGGGATGGGGGCGGCCTGCTCTCCCCACTCCTACCCCACGACCACCTTGGCTTGGCTGTCTTCTCCATGCTGTGCTGTTTCTGGCCTGTGGGCATCGCCGCCTTCTGCCTGGCCCAGAAG ACCAACAAGGCTTGGGCCAAGGGGGACGTCCAGGGGGCAGGGGCCGCCTCCCGCCGCGCCTTCCTGCTGGGGGTCCTGGCCGTCGGGCTGGGCGTGTGCACATACGCGGCCGCCCTGGTGACCCTGGCCGCCTACCTCGCCTCCCGGGACCCGCCCTAG